The nucleotide sequence TTTATTCACCTCTCTCATCTTTCAGTAAAAAAACACCCTTCACTGCAGGATTTGGCACCGCCATAGTATTTATTAACTAATACTATCGGTTGCCGGGCTTCATCGGGCCAGTCCCTCCACCTCTCTTGATAAGAGACGATATTTAATTATTTTTAATTATCTTAATAAGCATGATAACATTCTTTTAACAAATTGTCAATAATTTTTTAGAATAATTTTACACTTTAACTAATCCAGAGGAAGTTGAAATCTTTTAGTAGGAACTACTTCAAAAATAACTCTATACTCAGAACCTAACTTATTCTTAATTTTATCTTCTAAAAGTTTAAAAAAATATTCATCAGTCTCAGCTGGAGTATATAAAAATATTTCTACCTTTTTTCCTTGTACATCAATACTTAATAAATTAGTTTCTAATTTATCCCCAAAATTCCTTCGATATATTTTGCGCACTGTATCCTCAGGCTTTTCCTTAATCATCCGCTGATAAGTAAGCCAAGAAAGCGGTAAACTTAGAATAATAACTGCTACCATAATTAAGATCAAACTCTTTTTTACTAATCTTTGTGCTTTAAACTTATACCAGATCTGGGGTTTAAGGCCTTTAAAATAAAAGACCCCAACAATTGATAAAATCAGAGCGAGATAAGTTCCTCCCAACAATAATAAGCTTCCTCCTACCATCATTGGGTTTGATAACGAAATACCGATCCCTACTGTACACATTACTGGAATTAATGCTGCTGCAATTACTACTCCAATTAGCTGACTCTTAACCCCTGTGATTAAAGAATAAGCTCCAGCACTTCCAGCAGCTAAGGCTACAAATAAATCTGCTACTGTAGGAAACATTCTAGTTTTTAAAGCAGAATTCACAGCTACATTAGGAACTATTGCCCCCATTAACAACCCCATAAATATTCCTATTAATAATACTGTAGATTCTGCTAATAAACCGCGGATCATCAATTTAAAATCAGCCAATACAATTCCAATAGCAATTGCTACAATCGGTCCAAAGACAGGAGCAATAACCATCGACCCTACAATTACAGGCACATTATTAAGAATTACACCCAAAGAAGAAACTATTGCAGACATGATAGCTAATAATATAAACCTATCATCAAGTCTTGAATTTTGACTAGCATATGTTACTAAAGATTCCCGAGTAGCTTGAAAAGCAGAACTCTCTAACCTTTCTTTATCAACAGGAATCACTGTATCAGGACTAACAATGATTAAACTACGATCATCATTAGTTTCAAAATTAAATTGCTGAGATAAATTATCTAAAACCATGTCAGTATTTCCATATAGTAGATTTATAATCAAAAGATCTCCAGTAGATGAAGAAAATAATTTGTAATCAGCAATAGTCACTTCCAATGCTTCCAGTAAATCAACTGCTTCTTCTCCTTCTCCCGCTTCGAGAGCTACTAAAGCTACCTGCATAGAGAACCTCCCTAATCTTAAACTACTACACCATATCTTAGTATGCTTAATTAGGGAGAAATTTATCAATTATTCACTTTGATCTAATCTATCCAAAATCAATTCATAACCCCCAGCACCATAATTCAAAAATCGCTTAACTCGACTGATAGTAGCTGTGCTAGCTCCTGTAGCTTCAGCAACTTTATCATAAGTTGAACCTTCTTTCAACATCTTAGCTACTTGTAACCTCTGCCCTAAAGCTTTAATTTCATTAATAGTACATACATCTTCAAAAAATTTATAAGCCTCTTCAACAGATTCTAAAGCTAAAATTGCTTCAAATAATTGATCAGTAAATTCACCCTCTAAATTAGAACTCACAAAAACACCTCCAAATAATAACCTTTAATTATATTATAACTGATCACAACGTAAAATTCAGGTACTTTAAAGCATTAAAATCTATTAATTAACTAAATTATCTTGCGCATTCATCCACTTCATCTTGGATTAAATCAATGGCATGTGGTAGAACCGAGATAATAACTTCTAAACATTCCTGAACAGCTTTGGGACTTCCTGGTAAATTTATAATTAAGGTCTCTTTAATTACTCCTGACACTGCCCTTGATAACATAGCCCGATCTGTTATTTTTAGACTTTCCATCCGCATAGCTTCAGCTATACCGGGAACTTCTTTTTCAATTAATTCTAAAGTAGCATCAGGAGTTACATCACAAGGAGCCAGCCCGGTTCCACCCGTAGTCAATAAGAGATTAATTCCATCTTCTATTATCATCTCCAACATCTTAGTCTTTAAGACTTCTTTCTTATCTGGAACTATCTGATAACTAACTACTTCACCATCTATCTCAGCTATTAATTCTTCAATAACTTGGCCACTTTTATCTTCTCTTTCTCCTCTGGCTCCTTTATCACTAGCTGTAATAATTCCTACTTTAATCATTAGCTAACACCTCGATTTCATCACCAGGCTTGATTTCACCACTAGTAATTACTTTGGCAAAGATCCCTTCTCGCGGCATAACACAATCTCCTGCCTGTTCATAAACAGCACATCGATCATGACACTCTTTCCCATGTTGAGTAATTTCTAATACTGCTTTACCATTAATCCTAATTCTAGTACCTAAATCTAGTTCTAATAAATCAATATCCTTAGTAGTCAAATTCTCTGCAAAATCACCAGCACTAACATCAAGTCCCTGTTTATTCATTTTATCAATACTCTCTTGAGCTAAAAGACTGACCTGACGATGCCAGTCTCCTGCATGAGCATCATCTACTAATCCAAAATTTTCTTTTAAAACTGCTGAATCCACATTCTCTTTTTGCTCTCCTTTATTCTCACTAAGTGAAACTGCTGCAATCTTTGCCATTAAATATCCCCCTTTAATTACTGGTACTATCTTCCCGCCTAAAGTCTCCGCTTTGACCGCCGCTCTTCTTTAATAATCTAATTTCACCAATTTCCATAGCTTTATCAACTGCTTTACACATATCATAAATAGTTAAAGCTGCTGTAGAAACAGCAGTTAAAGCCTCCATCTCTACTCCTGTCTGAGAGCTAATCTTTACTTCTGCTATAATTCGAATATAATTCCTTTCGTTATTAATTTCAAAATCTAAATCTACACCTGTAATATTTAAAGGATGGCACATAGGAATAATATCACTAGTCTTTTTAGCATTCATTACTCCGGCAATCTGAGCTACTCCCATAACGTCACCCTTTTCTATCTGTTCTGCCTGAATTCGTTCAATCGTCTCAGCACTTGCATATACTTTCCCCTCAGCTACTGCAATTCTACTAGTTACTGGTTTTTCACTAACATCTACCATTCGAGCTCGACCCGAATCATTAAAGTGAGTAAAACCTGTCTCTTCTGCAGTCATACTTCTAGCCTCCTATCTGCGACATCAAACGCTTATTTGATTCAAAATCAGCACTTATCTCGTCGCCTAGCCCTTGTTTAGGCTTAGCTAAAATTGATTGCTTTAAAACTTTCTTTAAACCATCAGCCTGACTTTCGGAACGAATAGCTTTTTTAATATTAAGTTCTTTATCAGCCATAAGACATGATTTCAAAAATCCATCAGCCGTAAGTCTAATCCGATTACAAGAAGGACAGTAATGATCTGAAATTGGACTAATAAAACCTATTTTCCCAGCAGCTTTAGAAAAACGATAATATTTAGCCGGTCCATTACCAACTCCTTCTTCAGCAGGAATAAGAGAATCAAATTGATTTAACTCTTCTTTAACCTTAGTAATCGAAATATGCTTTTCTTTAACCCAATCATAATTATTTCCAAGCGGCATCACTTCTATAAAGCGAACTATTAACTCACTATCTATTGTTAAACGAGCAAAGTCTTCTATTTCATTATCATTAACTCCTCTAATTAAAACTACATTCAATTTAATTGGCGTTAGACCAACTCTTTGAGCTTCTTTAATTCCTTTCATTACATCTGATAAAGAATAATTCTCACTACAAGTTATTTCCCTAAATTTATCAGACTGTAAGGTATCTAAACTAATATTAACTCTATCAAGACCTGCTGCTTTTAAATCCGCAGCATATTTAGACAGCAAAATCCCATTAGTTGTTAAGGCCAAATCATCAATCTCTAGCTGATGCAATTTCTCAATAAAATTAACTATTCCTTTCCGAACTAGCGGTTCACCACCAGTTAATCTAATCTTTTTAAATCCCAATTCAGTAGCTGACTTAATTATATTATATAATTCTTCATAACTGAGAATTTCCTCATGTGTCTTCAATTCTATTCCTTCTTCAGGCATGCAATAAAAACAACGTAAATTACAACGATCTGTCACCGAAACCCGCAGATAATCTATCTGCCGTTCAAATTTATCTTCCATTAGTCAGCACCTACTTTCTTCTCGATAATCTCTTCACATTCCTCTATATTATAACCTGCTATCTTTCTTAGTTCAGACTTGAACTTGCTACTGTTAATTACCCCTAATAAATTCTTTATCTTCTCATCTTCCCATTGACTCTCCGGGATAATCAAGCTGGAAGTAACCTTCCCTAAACTGATAAAATCTAAATCAAATAACTCAGCTACCTCTCGACTAGCTAAACCAACATCTACTATTCCTTCTTTAACTAAATTAGCTGCACTGCGAGCAGTGCTTTCTTCTTGGTTGTATCCTACTACCTCTTTACTATCAATACCAGCTGTTTTTAATTTATTATCTAATAGACAACGACTAGCTGTTCCCTGCTGTAAATTAACAAAAGATATTCCTTCCTGATTTAAATCTCTAATTCCGTTAATTGCAAGAGAACTATTTGATTGGATTACTAAGCCTATATCACTAACAGCTAATTTAACTACTACCACCTGCTGATCTAATCTCTCCTGTAACCAAGACCTATCTATCTGCTGTGGAGTCCCAACTGTTCTAATAAGAGCTAAATTGGCTATTCTTTGTTCTAAAGTTTCTAAAGCTGTATTACTGTCGAAATTTTTAAATTTTAAATTCAAGTTAACTCTACTTAACTTAAGTTGATTAGATAATATTTCATAGACTAAATCTTTCTCACCAACTATCAATAAGTTCCGGTTATAATCTATATTCTTGCGCAATTCTACTTCTACCTGCTCTCCTCGATTTATACCCTGACTTAAATTAGAAATTCTAACAAAGCCATCAGACTCCATTACTGAATTAATTACTCCAGCTCCCCGCTGTAAAGGAATTGCCTTTAATTTTCCTTCAATTCTGACAATATTAACCCTGACAAACTCTTCTTCACCTAACTTGGATACTAAATCATAAGTTAATTCTGCCTTAACTATATCAGGTTGACTACAAGTTGACCCTAATAATCTTTCTATAACCGGCTTTACAAACAATCGATTATCTAAATAAGCTGAAACTGGATAACCAGGCACTCCAATTACTAATTTTTCATTAACTATACCAGCCATTAAAGGCTTTCCTGGTTTAATAGCTACGCCATGAAATAATAATTCACCTAAATCCTTAATTACCTGAGATGTATAATCTTCTGCTCCAGCTGAAGACCCTGCAATAATTAATACTAGATCATATTGTTGACTTAATTGATTAACCTGTTCTTTAATTAAATCATAATCATCCTTTACTTTATCTGCCTTAACTGGAATTGCTCCCCACTGCTTTATCTGACTGGATATTACCCGTGAATTATATTCAACAATCTCTCCTGGTTTCAGGGAATTACCTGGCTCTACTAATTCTGTTCCCGTTGGTAAAATAGCAACTTCAGGCTCTTTTTTTACCTCGATCTCTGTTATTCCGCCAGCCAACAAACCGCCAATATCAACTGAATCTAATTTAGTATTAGCCGGTACTAAAAGTTGGGAGGCAAGAATATCTTCTCCAATTGATCTAATATGCTGTCCTGGAGCTGCTGATGTAGTAATCTCAACAATATTCTCATCTAACTGATTTATATCTTCAATCATAATAACTCCATTACAGTCTTTTGAAATTGCATCACCAGTATCAACAAAGAAAGCATCTTCACCTATAATTAATTTTTTAGGAGATCTCTTTCCAGCACCAAAGGTATCTGCCACATCAACTGCAATCCCATCCATTGCTGCTGCATAATAATGAGGTGAAGAATTTTTAGCATAGATAGCTCTAGCAGTTATCCTCCCTAATGTTTCTTCTACCTCCACTCTTTCTGTCACTTCTGTATAATTAGCTGTTAAATTAGTTAGAATTATATCTTTAGCTTCTGCCAAAGGCAATTTGTCAAGATAAATATTTCTTTTTTCCATCCTCCCACCTCACCTTAAAAGAGTTCTACCTTTACCTCTTCTCCTGCTGTTAAGCCTTCTCTAGATAGCGGAACTCTAACCAAACCATCCGCTTCTACCATAGTCATAATTAAACTTGATTCTCCGCGCACCGGTCTAGCTATTAAATTATTATTCTCTTTTTCTACTGTAACGCGCAAATAATCCTCCCGTCCAGGATCTGAGCTAATATTCTGACTAAATTCTGCTTTCACTGTAGATGGCGGCTTAATTACCCCCATCTTTTGATTGATATAAGGAGCTACAAACTTATTAAAAGTAACCATTACTGAAACCGGATGGCCTGGTAAACCATAAACTGGAAGTTCATCCAACATAGTAAAAAGCGTCGGCTTTCCTGGTTTAATAGCTATTCCATGAATCAAAACATCTTCAGTTCCTAATTCCTCTAAAACTTCATAGGTAACATCTCTAGCTCCCACTGAACTACCTCCAGAAATAAGTAAAAAATCAACTTGAGGAGCTAATTCATCAACAGCCTGTTTTAAAGCCTTATTACTATCCTCTATAATTCCGCCCTGAATAGGAATGGCTCCTAATTCTTCTACTAAAGAAGTCAATGAATAAGTATTAATATCTCTAGTTTGACTAGGATTTAATTCTTCACCTAAAGAAATTAATTCATTCCCAGTTGAAATAATTCCTACTTTAGGCTTTTTATATGCTTCTATTTCTGTTATACCTAAACCAGCTAAGGCTCCTATATCCTGCGGCCGCAGACAATGGCCAGCCGATACTACTACCTCCCCCTGTAAAATATCACTGCCTTTTCTTACTATATTAGCTCCGGGAGAAACAGAAGTATAGACTTTAACTTCATCTGCTTTCGTTTCTACTCTTTCAATCATGACTACAGCATCAGCCCCGTCTGGAAGCATTCCTCCAGTAGGAATCTCTACTGCTTGTCCTGCTTTTAACTCCAGATTTGGCCTAACTCCCATCTCTACTTCACCAATAATATCTAAAGTCTGTGGAGTCTGTTCACTAGCACCAAAGGTATCTCCAGCTTGAATAGCATAGCCATCCATAGTTGATTTAGTAAAAGCAGGTAAATCTTCAGCCGCTAATACATCAAAAGCAACTACTCTGTCTAAACCTTTAGTAACGTTTATCTTTTCTGTTTTCTTTTTTAGATCAATATTTGCTTCAATAGTCTGTAAGGCTTCTTTAGGAGTAACAAATTCGAAAAACTCCATTATTGAACTCCTCTCTATTACAGATAATAATATCTTTAAAAACAACCTAATTGACAATGTTTAATTTTAATATCTAATCTTTCAATCAATTTACCTACTCTTCTTATAGATATTTTTTCTTTTTTAGCAATTTTATGAGCAACTGCACAAGTTATAGCCCCATCAATGGCTTCTTCTCTAATTATATCCTTAATTTTCTCTATTTTTTCTTCTTCATCCAAAATAGTCACTCCTTTCTGACATTTCTTCTTAACTATAAATCTGCAATTACTTTAGCTAACTTAATTTATCTACTTGATTGTTAATTTTATCCAATAATTTTAATATAAAAAAGCATAGCCTACTTCCGAAAGAATATTAGTGCCTATAATAATGGCAATGGAAGCAATACCTATACCTGATGATATTATATCACATTAATTTAAAGTAAACAATTGCTCAAATAATCTAAGCCACCTAAAAATTAAAAGCTGCCTAATAATTAGGCAGCTAATTATAATCTTAAATTGTTTTGATATTACATAAACACATATCTTAATACAAAAAGTAAAGCTAATATATAAACTACTGGATGTACTTCATCTGTTCTTCCAGAAACTAACTTAGTTAAAGGATAGATAATTAATCCAGCAGCAATTCCTTCGGCAATACTATAAGCAAAAGGCATCATAACTATAGTCATGAAAGCTGGAAAAGCTTCAGTGAAATCTTCAAAATCAATATCAGTAACAGCCCCTATCATCAATACTCCTACAATGATTAAAGCTGGAGCTGTAGCTGCTTCTGGAACTAACAATACTAACGGAGAAATTACTAAAGAAGCTAAAAATAATATTGCTACTACAACAGAAGTTAATCCAGTTCTTCCACCTTCCATAATCCCAGCTGTACTTTCTACATAAGTAGTTACTGTACTAGTTCCAAGCATAGAACCTAAGGTAGTTCCTAAAGAGTCAGCCATCAGTGCTTTACCAACTCGAGGCAAATTACCTTCTTCATCTAACATACCAGCCCGAGCACTGGTTCCGACTAAAGTTCCAATGGTATCAAATAAGTCAACAAAAGTAAAAGCTAAAATAATATTCAACATACCAAAATCAAAAAG is from Sporohalobacter salinus and encodes:
- a CDS encoding TIGR00341 family protein, producing the protein MQVALVALEAGEGEEAVDLLEALEVTIADYKLFSSSTGDLLIINLLYGNTDMVLDNLSQQFNFETNDDRSLIIVSPDTVIPVDKERLESSAFQATRESLVTYASQNSRLDDRFILLAIMSAIVSSLGVILNNVPVIVGSMVIAPVFGPIVAIAIGIVLADFKLMIRGLLAESTVLLIGIFMGLLMGAIVPNVAVNSALKTRMFPTVADLFVALAAGSAGAYSLITGVKSQLIGVVIAAALIPVMCTVGIGISLSNPMMVGGSLLLLGGTYLALILSIVGVFYFKGLKPQIWYKFKAQRLVKKSLILIMVAVIILSLPLSWLTYQRMIKEKPEDTVRKIYRRNFGDKLETNLLSIDVQGKKVEIFLYTPAETDEYFFKLLEDKIKNKLGSEYRVIFEVVPTKRFQLPLD
- a CDS encoding YerC/YecD family TrpR-related protein, yielding MSSNLEGEFTDQLFEAILALESVEEAYKFFEDVCTINEIKALGQRLQVAKMLKEGSTYDKVAEATGASTATISRVKRFLNYGAGGYELILDRLDQSE
- a CDS encoding MogA/MoaB family molybdenum cofactor biosynthesis protein, producing the protein MIKVGIITASDKGARGEREDKSGQVIEELIAEIDGEVVSYQIVPDKKEVLKTKMLEMIIEDGINLLLTTGGTGLAPCDVTPDATLELIEKEVPGIAEAMRMESLKITDRAMLSRAVSGVIKETLIINLPGSPKAVQECLEVIISVLPHAIDLIQDEVDECAR
- a CDS encoding MOSC domain-containing protein; this translates as MAKIAAVSLSENKGEQKENVDSAVLKENFGLVDDAHAGDWHRQVSLLAQESIDKMNKQGLDVSAGDFAENLTTKDIDLLELDLGTRIRINGKAVLEITQHGKECHDRCAVYEQAGDCVMPREGIFAKVITSGEIKPGDEIEVLAND
- the moaC gene encoding cyclic pyranopterin monophosphate synthase MoaC, with the protein product MTAEETGFTHFNDSGRARMVDVSEKPVTSRIAVAEGKVYASAETIERIQAEQIEKGDVMGVAQIAGVMNAKKTSDIIPMCHPLNITGVDLDFEINNERNYIRIIAEVKISSQTGVEMEALTAVSTAALTIYDMCKAVDKAMEIGEIRLLKKSGGQSGDFRREDSTSN
- the moaA gene encoding GTP 3',8-cyclase MoaA, which codes for MEDKFERQIDYLRVSVTDRCNLRCFYCMPEEGIELKTHEEILSYEELYNIIKSATELGFKKIRLTGGEPLVRKGIVNFIEKLHQLEIDDLALTTNGILLSKYAADLKAAGLDRVNISLDTLQSDKFREITCSENYSLSDVMKGIKEAQRVGLTPIKLNVVLIRGVNDNEIEDFARLTIDSELIVRFIEVMPLGNNYDWVKEKHISITKVKEELNQFDSLIPAEEGVGNGPAKYYRFSKAAGKIGFISPISDHYCPSCNRIRLTADGFLKSCLMADKELNIKKAIRSESQADGLKKVLKQSILAKPKQGLGDEISADFESNKRLMSQIGG
- a CDS encoding molybdopterin biosynthesis protein codes for the protein MEKRNIYLDKLPLAEAKDIILTNLTANYTEVTERVEVEETLGRITARAIYAKNSSPHYYAAAMDGIAVDVADTFGAGKRSPKKLIIGEDAFFVDTGDAISKDCNGVIMIEDINQLDENIVEITTSAAPGQHIRSIGEDILASQLLVPANTKLDSVDIGGLLAGGITEIEVKKEPEVAILPTGTELVEPGNSLKPGEIVEYNSRVISSQIKQWGAIPVKADKVKDDYDLIKEQVNQLSQQYDLVLIIAGSSAGAEDYTSQVIKDLGELLFHGVAIKPGKPLMAGIVNEKLVIGVPGYPVSAYLDNRLFVKPVIERLLGSTCSQPDIVKAELTYDLVSKLGEEEFVRVNIVRIEGKLKAIPLQRGAGVINSVMESDGFVRISNLSQGINRGEQVEVELRKNIDYNRNLLIVGEKDLVYEILSNQLKLSRVNLNLKFKNFDSNTALETLEQRIANLALIRTVGTPQQIDRSWLQERLDQQVVVVKLAVSDIGLVIQSNSSLAINGIRDLNQEGISFVNLQQGTASRCLLDNKLKTAGIDSKEVVGYNQEESTARSAANLVKEGIVDVGLASREVAELFDLDFISLGKVTSSLIIPESQWEDEKIKNLLGVINSSKFKSELRKIAGYNIEECEEIIEKKVGAD
- the glp gene encoding gephyrin-like molybdotransferase Glp translates to MEFFEFVTPKEALQTIEANIDLKKKTEKINVTKGLDRVVAFDVLAAEDLPAFTKSTMDGYAIQAGDTFGASEQTPQTLDIIGEVEMGVRPNLELKAGQAVEIPTGGMLPDGADAVVMIERVETKADEVKVYTSVSPGANIVRKGSDILQGEVVVSAGHCLRPQDIGALAGLGITEIEAYKKPKVGIISTGNELISLGEELNPSQTRDINTYSLTSLVEELGAIPIQGGIIEDSNKALKQAVDELAPQVDFLLISGGSSVGARDVTYEVLEELGTEDVLIHGIAIKPGKPTLFTMLDELPVYGLPGHPVSVMVTFNKFVAPYINQKMGVIKPPSTVKAEFSQNISSDPGREDYLRVTVEKENNNLIARPVRGESSLIMTMVEADGLVRVPLSREGLTAGEEVKVELF